In a single window of the Leptospira barantonii genome:
- a CDS encoding LA_0442/LA_0875 N-terminal domain-containing protein produces MPTEFFLKNKTASSFRSILILLVFFSVPLWSAQTILLKNGSSIKGDVTGQNEKTLTVRTADGVQTISKRSILKVIYKDVNEEEAKRIRQEEETKIREAKSAEEKKKIEEEAIVQKPDSKISGTRSRWSLVWRSAVLPGWGHYKAERKKTAIVYGTLFWGGVVATAFASQQIGQKKSEYESSTLIAQASGNLAFGEFYVSGKRTEYKKSIQDYQNIAAGTALIYLIQLTHSYFTGISWEQEEVALTPEGSVLRKGVQLDSMRESNLMNPNSTNSLGWRAEARYNWFF; encoded by the coding sequence ATTCCGACGGAGTTTTTTTTGAAGAACAAAACCGCTTCCTCATTTCGATCGATTCTCATCTTACTCGTTTTCTTCTCCGTTCCTCTTTGGAGCGCTCAGACCATTCTTTTGAAGAACGGATCTTCCATCAAAGGGGACGTCACCGGACAAAACGAAAAGACTCTCACCGTTCGGACGGCGGACGGGGTGCAGACGATTTCAAAAAGAAGTATTCTTAAGGTGATCTACAAAGACGTAAACGAAGAGGAAGCAAAGAGAATTCGTCAAGAGGAAGAGACTAAAATTCGAGAAGCGAAATCGGCCGAAGAAAAAAAGAAAATCGAAGAGGAAGCGATCGTCCAAAAACCAGATTCGAAAATTTCCGGAACGAGAAGTCGATGGAGTCTTGTTTGGAGATCCGCGGTTCTTCCCGGCTGGGGACATTACAAAGCCGAACGAAAGAAAACGGCTATAGTGTATGGGACCTTATTTTGGGGCGGGGTAGTCGCCACCGCATTTGCTTCGCAACAGATCGGACAAAAAAAATCCGAATACGAAAGTTCAACTCTGATCGCTCAGGCTTCCGGTAACTTGGCCTTCGGAGAATTCTACGTAAGCGGAAAACGTACGGAGTATAAAAAATCAATCCAAGACTATCAGAATATCGCCGCGGGAACCGCGTTGATCTATCTGATTCAACTGACTCATTCTTATTTTACCGGAATCTCTTGGGAACAGGAGGAAGTCGCTTTAACGCCGGAAGGTTCCGTTCTCAGGAAAGGGGTTCAACTGGATTCCATGAGGGAATCGAACCTGATGAATCCGAACTCGACCAACTCCTTGGGATGGAGAGCGGAAGCGCGTTACAACTGGTTTTTTTAA
- a CDS encoding DUF309 domain-containing protein has protein sequence MKFDPEIVELFEHISATNDPELTIDFAYQNAERLFHEGKYFEAHEVLEFQWKKDFGPRKTFLQGLIQLSVSLHKIYVKPNGRGSRMQAEKAKEKLETVLHSSALNGLGKKVTLDLITDLEEILTLFDGDELHPERVSAFRIPRIPKDWRELFRG, from the coding sequence TTGAAGTTTGACCCGGAAATCGTAGAACTTTTCGAACACATATCCGCTACGAACGATCCCGAACTTACGATCGACTTCGCTTATCAAAACGCGGAACGATTATTTCACGAGGGAAAATATTTCGAAGCGCACGAGGTTTTGGAGTTTCAGTGGAAAAAGGATTTTGGACCGAGAAAAACTTTTTTGCAGGGACTCATACAACTTTCGGTTTCGCTTCATAAAATCTACGTTAAACCGAACGGACGAGGTTCGAGAATGCAGGCCGAAAAAGCGAAGGAAAAACTGGAAACCGTTCTTCATTCGTCCGCATTGAACGGACTCGGCAAAAAAGTAACGTTAGACCTCATTACCGATTTGGAAGAAATTTTGACTCTCTTCGACGGAGACGAACTTCATCCCGAAAGAGTTTCTGCTTTCAGAATTCCGAGGATTCCGAAAGACTGGCGGGAATTATTCAGGGGCTGA
- a CDS encoding alpha/beta fold hydrolase, whose amino-acid sequence MGEIENGFFQSGGYNLSYKIHRNDKKEAILLFHGFQDASDTFLYQFPFLSEHFDIYRFDYRGHGDSDWLREGNYHFIQTLVDVKTFISKFLPEKFHILGHSMGGGIGARFAGIYPERIKTVVCLEGFMSIQSPEFEKKRLKAWLDTLENNEVGTKDRKNKSFSSLDELTLRLKPIYPRLDLEKVRDLAAYLSKKTDSGFQWKNDPLYKRGFPFVFSPYLTRNLWESIVSPTMIVYGKETHLMPENREEILSHFKFLEYVEMENAGHNMHHDQPEKLKELLSEFYGRHGFLSKA is encoded by the coding sequence ATGGGCGAAATCGAAAACGGTTTTTTTCAATCCGGCGGATACAATCTTTCCTATAAGATTCACAGGAACGACAAAAAGGAAGCGATTCTTCTTTTTCACGGATTTCAGGACGCTTCGGATACGTTTCTCTATCAGTTTCCGTTTCTATCGGAACATTTCGATATATATCGATTTGATTATAGAGGTCACGGAGATTCCGATTGGCTTCGGGAAGGGAATTATCATTTCATCCAAACTCTCGTCGACGTAAAAACCTTTATCTCGAAATTTCTACCGGAAAAGTTTCATATCCTGGGTCATTCTATGGGAGGAGGAATCGGAGCTCGTTTCGCCGGAATTTATCCGGAAAGAATCAAGACCGTCGTTTGTCTGGAAGGTTTTATGTCGATCCAGTCTCCCGAGTTTGAAAAAAAACGTCTGAAAGCTTGGCTTGATACGTTGGAGAACAACGAAGTCGGAACCAAGGATCGGAAGAATAAAAGTTTTTCGAGTCTCGACGAACTGACTCTTCGTCTAAAACCGATTTATCCAAGATTGGATCTCGAGAAAGTTCGCGACTTGGCCGCATATCTTTCCAAAAAAACCGATTCCGGTTTTCAATGGAAAAACGATCCTCTTTACAAGAGGGGTTTTCCTTTCGTATTTTCTCCGTATCTTACGAGAAATCTTTGGGAATCCATCGTGTCTCCCACCATGATCGTCTACGGAAAAGAAACACATCTGATGCCGGAGAATCGAGAGGAGATTCTTTCCCATTTTAAATTTTTGGAATACGTTGAGATGGAAAACGCGGGTCACAATATGCACCACGATCAACCCGAAAAATTAAAAGAATTGTTAAGCGAATTCTACGGACGACACGGATTTCTTTCCAAAGCATAA